From a region of the Sminthopsis crassicaudata isolate SCR6 chromosome 6, ASM4859323v1, whole genome shotgun sequence genome:
- the CDC42EP2 gene encoding cdc42 effector protein 2, which yields MSTKVPIYLKRGNRKGKKEKLRDLLSSDMISPPLGDFRHTIHIGSGGEGDMFGDISFLQGKFHLLPGTVGEGPEEEEDGTFNLPFQFARTTTVCGREPLGLSDGHSPLLKNAISLPVIGGPQALTLPSAQAPPKPPRLHLETSLPTCQENEGLQIWRTQETSSPQNGFLPEQDTEEPFLSQASSLLSLHVDLGPSILDDVLQIMDQHQDLDRVEIPT from the coding sequence ATGTCTACCAAGGTGCCCATTTACCTGAAGCGGGGCAACcgcaaagggaagaaagagaagcttCGTGACCTGCTGTCATCAGACATGATAAGCCCACCTCTGGGCGACTTCCGTCACACCATCCACATCGGCAGCGGTGGCGAGGGAGACATGTTCGGCGACATCTCCTTCCTACAGGGCAAGTTCCACCTGCTGCCTGGCACAGTGGGCGAGGGgcctgaggaggaggaagatggcaCCTTCAACCTCCCCTTCCAGTTTGCCCGGACCACCACAGTCTGTGGGCGGGAGCCCCTGGGGCTCTCGGACGGGCATTCCCCTCTGCTCAAGAACGCCATCTCCCTCCCGGTCATCGGGGGGCCCCAGGCGCTCACCCTGCCCTCAGCTCAAGCCCCGCCCAAGCCACCACGCCTGCACCTGGAGACCTCCCTGCCAACTTGCCAGGAGAATGAGGGCTTGCAGATCTGGAGGACTCAAGAGACTTCCTCTCCCCAGAATGGCTTCCTGCCTGAGCAGGATACGGAGGAGCCATTCCTGTCCCAAGCCAGCTCCCTCCTTTCCCTGCATGTGGACCTGGGGCCTTCCATACTGGACGACGTCCTACAGATCATGGACCAGCACCAAGACTTAGACAGAGTGGAGATCCCCACATAA